One region of Chlorobiota bacterium genomic DNA includes:
- a CDS encoding penicillin acylase family protein, with amino-acid sequence MRRFSFFGTVIVLVGLVVGLVLLGIRLIGRSFTPDGTSQDTISGLKDQTTITRNRYGVPYITAANENDAWAALGYAHAQDRLWQMDLFRRAGEGRLAEIFGKQLIGQDALLKTIGFKNAAAKTLESLPKETRAALDAYCNGVNAFIASHAGHYPFEFDALGYVPEPWTPQHTVIVTKLLAWELNTSFWTDMVFADIRDRVDSARFSEILPWYPSDAPTIIPGGQKPEPLLERFHLPPPPDTSRRDSTQQRDTTQPRQPNAAAISDLLEVMELDAETRQLLGMGGAHVGSNAWAVAGGRTEGGKPILANDPHLAHSAPAKWYQAVVSWKGTTVAGVTIPGCPFVVIGRNASIAWGITSLMADQTDFFVEQLDSATRRSYLYDGKWKKLRLVRDTIRCKDSAATPMAVRFAAHGPLLSDLREFRRYLRDPKIGYPQMNDPTSAFATRAISFRWVGHDPSMELAGWQRINRAANQAEFAKGVQMCGVPALAFVYADAAGNIAFLPSAKLPLRGDGAGMNLPSNGTESRFDWKGYSSPSQLPTLTNPPAGYIASANNKVSNTPGVAIGDGWEDPSRAFRLNELLKEGNNFGVQDMIQIQGDVRSPHLLLMSEFLLHAFPDSLRQTPLVRQVLARMRDWDGGMLVDAPEPAIAAAWFQSVVEMTYADELGPELYHQFGRMALLPIRSIRHQLLVDGAWFDDVRTGENETRDQILRNALGRALDTLHRRFGNWNIATWRYGNLHTVTFHHPFSKNPQLRGIVDIGPFEIGGANTTLNNGEWRLDLPYETTLGPSMRQIVDFADTTAFLRSVLTTGQSGQSLSEFYSNQTILYLSNGYLSLQRNAPEGGAVLSVVVLRGE; translated from the coding sequence ATGCGTCGCTTTTCATTTTTTGGGACCGTCATCGTGCTGGTGGGGTTGGTGGTTGGGCTTGTCTTGTTGGGCATTCGCCTGATTGGCCGCTCCTTCACCCCCGACGGCACCAGCCAGGACACGATCTCTGGGCTGAAAGATCAAACCACAATCACCCGTAACCGCTACGGCGTTCCGTACATCACCGCTGCCAACGAGAACGATGCTTGGGCCGCGTTGGGGTACGCCCACGCCCAGGACCGCCTGTGGCAAATGGACCTGTTCCGCAGGGCCGGGGAAGGGCGGTTGGCAGAGATTTTCGGGAAGCAACTGATTGGCCAGGACGCACTGCTGAAAACCATTGGCTTCAAGAATGCCGCAGCCAAAACGCTGGAATCGCTTCCGAAGGAAACCCGCGCGGCGTTGGACGCTTATTGCAACGGCGTGAACGCCTTCATTGCCTCGCACGCGGGGCATTATCCGTTCGAGTTCGACGCGCTTGGCTACGTGCCGGAACCCTGGACCCCACAGCACACGGTGATCGTCACGAAGCTGCTGGCGTGGGAGCTGAACACCTCCTTCTGGACCGACATGGTGTTTGCCGACATTCGGGACCGCGTTGACTCCGCCCGGTTTTCCGAAATCCTTCCGTGGTACCCTTCCGATGCCCCCACCATCATCCCCGGCGGACAAAAGCCCGAGCCGTTGCTGGAACGGTTTCACCTTCCCCCTCCCCCCGACACTTCCCGCCGCGATTCCACCCAACAGCGCGACACCACCCAGCCGCGCCAGCCGAACGCCGCCGCAATTTCCGATCTGTTAGAGGTGATGGAGCTTGATGCCGAAACCCGCCAGCTGTTGGGAATGGGAGGGGCGCACGTCGGGTCCAACGCGTGGGCCGTTGCCGGCGGACGCACCGAGGGGGGGAAACCGATACTGGCCAACGACCCCCACCTTGCCCACAGCGCGCCGGCCAAATGGTACCAAGCCGTGGTCTCCTGGAAAGGAACCACCGTTGCCGGGGTCACGATTCCGGGCTGCCCGTTTGTGGTGATTGGGCGGAATGCCTCCATCGCCTGGGGCATCACCAGCCTGATGGCGGACCAAACCGATTTTTTTGTTGAACAGCTGGACAGCGCAACGCGCCGCAGCTACTTGTACGACGGCAAATGGAAAAAACTGCGGCTGGTCCGCGACACCATTCGCTGCAAGGATTCGGCGGCAACGCCAATGGCGGTGCGGTTTGCGGCCCACGGCCCCCTTCTTTCCGATTTGCGCGAGTTCCGCCGCTACCTTCGCGACCCCAAGATTGGCTACCCACAGATGAACGACCCAACCAGCGCGTTCGCCACGCGGGCCATTAGCTTCCGCTGGGTTGGGCATGACCCCTCGATGGAGCTTGCGGGTTGGCAGCGGATCAACCGCGCCGCCAACCAGGCGGAGTTCGCCAAAGGGGTCCAGATGTGTGGCGTTCCGGCGCTGGCGTTCGTCTATGCCGATGCCGCCGGGAACATCGCTTTTCTCCCCTCGGCCAAGCTGCCGCTGCGTGGCGACGGCGCGGGGATGAACCTGCCATCGAACGGAACCGAAAGCCGCTTCGACTGGAAGGGATACTCCTCCCCCAGCCAATTGCCAACGCTGACAAATCCCCCCGCAGGCTACATCGCCAGCGCGAACAACAAAGTCTCGAACACGCCTGGCGTTGCCATTGGGGATGGCTGGGAGGATCCGTCGCGGGCGTTCCGGCTGAACGAATTATTGAAGGAAGGGAACAACTTCGGCGTTCAGGATATGATCCAGATTCAGGGTGATGTCCGCTCGCCACACTTGCTTCTGATGTCGGAATTTCTGCTTCACGCCTTCCCCGACAGCCTGCGCCAAACGCCGCTGGTGCGCCAGGTGTTAGCGCGAATGCGGGATTGGGATGGGGGGATGCTGGTTGACGCGCCCGAGCCAGCTATTGCCGCCGCATGGTTCCAAAGCGTGGTGGAGATGACGTATGCCGACGAGCTTGGCCCGGAACTCTATCACCAATTTGGGCGGATGGCCTTGCTGCCGATTCGCTCGATTCGCCACCAGCTGCTGGTGGATGGTGCCTGGTTCGACGACGTGCGAACCGGGGAAAACGAAACCCGGGATCAGATTCTTCGGAACGCGCTTGGCCGCGCACTCGACACGCTGCACCGCCGGTTCGGGAATTGGAACATTGCCACGTGGCGGTACGGAAACCTTCACACCGTCACGTTCCACCATCCATTCAGCAAGAACCCGCAGCTGCGCGGCATTGTTGACATTGGTCCGTTCGAGATTGGCGGCGCAAACACCACGCTGAACAACGGCGAATGGCGGCTGGACCTTCCCTACGAAACAACGCTTGGTCCCTCGATGCGCCAGATTGTTGACTTTGCCGACACCACCGCTTTCCTGCGAAGCGTCCTGACCACCGGGCAAAGCGGGCAATCGCTCTCGGAATTCTACAGCAACCAGACGATTCTCTACCTCTCCAACGGCTACCTATCGCTGCAACGGAACGCACCGGAAGGGGGCGCAGTGTTGTCGGTGGTGGTGCTTCGAGGGGAGTAG
- a CDS encoding T9SS type A sorting domain-containing protein — translation MNIFTLTRLLLLQLSIVLSLSAQQPDWITQIDYSIPDGSFISDVDCLDSLNCAFVKTWGIGFTNTIFRSTDGGVQWSSIHQQDSTGKRLPRYMSVAYTTKNTIIACGDSGILVRTTDGGTSWKTTRIAVTHQLNKIIMANPKHGIIQAIGPNPEYILATSDSGATWDSIAVPIPPMWEQRYIESATTPAPNVFICAIYYEDSTAIAYSADRGKTWKYFYDPPCKYAQFFFLDSLNGWMSSGKYFPPASTPQLSDIFSRTYDGGITWHPLLDTFLATGFGISDLSFADSLHGLAVGGDKVLRTTDGGLTWNRETLDFDSFFTLRVSYKPGSNGVITGATARVLRYVGKSIDAGPQPEAPTAFDLAPNRILEGAVPVLRYQLPQPSRVGISMISVTGQERVLQPATERDAGLHQFQLPTEGLPSGLYFIRITNNQQTRVLPLQVLR, via the coding sequence ATGAATATCTTTACTCTTACCCGACTACTCCTGCTTCAACTCAGCATTGTTCTCTCACTCTCGGCCCAGCAACCCGATTGGATTACCCAGATTGATTATTCTATCCCTGATGGCAGCTTTATTAGCGATGTTGATTGCCTTGATTCTTTGAATTGTGCCTTTGTAAAAACATGGGGGATCGGATTTACAAATACTATTTTTCGATCTACCGATGGGGGTGTACAGTGGTCGTCTATCCATCAACAAGATTCCACGGGAAAAAGATTGCCACGATATATGAGCGTTGCTTACACCACCAAGAACACAATAATCGCGTGTGGCGATAGCGGCATTCTTGTTCGCACCACCGATGGAGGAACGTCTTGGAAAACCACAAGAATAGCTGTAACACATCAGCTCAATAAAATTATCATGGCAAACCCCAAGCATGGTATTATTCAGGCGATTGGACCCAACCCTGAATATATCCTTGCTACCTCCGATAGTGGTGCCACATGGGATTCCATTGCCGTCCCCATTCCGCCAATGTGGGAGCAACGCTATATCGAATCCGCAACAACTCCTGCCCCGAACGTCTTTATTTGCGCCATTTACTACGAGGACAGCACAGCCATTGCCTACTCTGCCGACCGCGGAAAAACATGGAAATATTTCTACGACCCACCATGCAAGTATGCTCAATTCTTTTTCCTTGATTCCCTCAATGGTTGGATGTCCTCCGGCAAATACTTCCCACCGGCTTCAACACCACAATTATCAGATATTTTCTCCCGAACCTACGATGGCGGAATAACCTGGCATCCATTACTTGATACTTTTCTTGCCACTGGTTTTGGCATCAGCGATCTTTCTTTTGCCGATTCCCTGCATGGGTTAGCCGTCGGCGGCGACAAGGTTCTTCGCACCACCGATGGTGGGCTGACATGGAACCGCGAAACGTTGGATTTTGATTCTTTCTTCACCCTGCGGGTCTCCTACAAGCCTGGCAGTAATGGTGTCATCACCGGTGCCACAGCGCGGGTGCTACGCTATGTTGGGAAGTCCATCGATGCAGGACCACAGCCTGAGGCTCCCACAGCATTTGATCTTGCTCCCAATCGCATTCTTGAGGGTGCTGTTCCTGTTTTGCGATATCAGCTTCCGCAGCCGTCGCGGGTTGGTATCAGCATGATTTCTGTGACGGGCCAGGAGCGTGTGCTTCAGCCAGCAACGGAGCGTGATGCAGGGCTGCATCAATTTCAGCTACCAACTGAGGGACTTCCTTCGGGGTTATATTTTATCCGCATCACCAACAACCAGCAAACCCGTGTGTTGCCGCTTCAGGTGCTGCGATAG
- the nfo gene encoding deoxyribonuclease IV, with product MMLGAHTSMAGGLHTAVTRSQTFGGTALQIFSKNNNRWAAPLLSDQAIQQWQSALADSPIPLAAVAIHDSYLINLCSPDEQTLARSIDAFLDEHHRAQQLGVRLLNFHPGAACGRDPESAIALVAENINRTHEATTGFNTISVIETTAGQGTTLGWRFQEIAAIIAQIDDQSRVGVCLDTCHVFAAGYDIRTERGYREMMEEFDALIGLERLLLFHLNDSKAALGTRVDRHEHIGKGKIGEEAFRALMSDERFANVPMVIETPKGKEMAEDIENLNLLRSFVPSALLTP from the coding sequence ATGATGCTTGGTGCGCATACTTCGATGGCTGGTGGGCTGCATACGGCCGTTACCCGCTCGCAAACCTTTGGGGGAACGGCCCTCCAAATCTTCTCGAAAAACAACAACCGCTGGGCCGCTCCTCTCCTTTCCGATCAGGCTATCCAGCAGTGGCAATCGGCATTGGCCGATTCACCGATTCCCCTTGCGGCGGTGGCAATCCACGACAGCTACCTTATCAACCTTTGCTCGCCGGATGAACAAACGCTGGCCCGCTCGATTGATGCGTTTCTGGATGAACATCACCGCGCCCAGCAGCTTGGGGTGCGGTTGCTGAATTTCCACCCGGGCGCGGCTTGCGGGCGCGACCCCGAAAGCGCGATTGCGCTGGTTGCCGAAAACATCAACCGAACCCACGAGGCCACCACAGGGTTCAACACCATTTCGGTGATTGAAACCACTGCGGGGCAAGGGACAACGTTGGGCTGGCGGTTCCAGGAAATCGCCGCGATTATCGCACAGATTGATGACCAATCGCGGGTTGGTGTCTGCTTGGACACGTGCCACGTGTTTGCCGCGGGCTACGACATCCGAACCGAACGGGGATACCGTGAGATGATGGAGGAGTTTGATGCGTTGATAGGATTGGAACGCCTGCTGCTGTTCCACCTGAACGACTCGAAAGCCGCGCTGGGCACACGCGTGGACCGGCACGAGCATATCGGCAAAGGGAAGATTGGCGAAGAAGCGTTCCGCGCACTGATGAGCGACGAACGGTTTGCCAACGTGCCGATGGTGATCGAGACACCGAAAGGGAAAGAGATGGCGGAGGATATCGAGAACTTGAACCTGCTGCGGAGCTTTGTGCCGTCGGCACTATTAACCCCCTGA
- a CDS encoding radical SAM protein — MTIPETTPTVVAELERMFDAFPDLPREAIIKQDILRVGLAFDENALAVASGYKPKDYFIFSFDLVPLKEMQHHEAYRSPEEIRMTGGAYDLRPTIVSVRVNPDSPYRVQLHEGRLALLCEGTHLADLEFPPIPDYYAHSLSSGKKISEIAPAIEWGYLVYLTVYRLCQYWGKSEECRFCDLNENYRQQKAQGREYTAVKAIDDIVEAMGLINQHDTVSKAYTVTGGSITSSLQGMKEGEWYARYAEAIESRFPGRWIPKAVVQALPKDEAQMLRDAGYRIYHPNYEVWSPELFPWICPGKERYVGRSEWIKRIVDAAEIFGPERVIPNFVGGVEMAQPHGFTDIDRAVASTTEGLEYFMSQGIIPRFTTWCPEPTSDLGRQQGPPLEYFVKLLLAWRGTFERHNLPAPPGYGRPGVGNAEFSVSAFMDVIRVDRLPKGREVAEV, encoded by the coding sequence ATGACTATTCCCGAAACCACACCGACCGTCGTTGCCGAGCTGGAACGGATGTTCGATGCCTTCCCCGACCTCCCGCGCGAGGCGATCATCAAACAGGACATCCTGCGCGTTGGCTTGGCATTCGACGAAAACGCCCTTGCGGTGGCCAGCGGCTACAAGCCAAAAGATTACTTCATCTTCTCCTTCGATCTTGTCCCCTTGAAGGAGATGCAGCACCACGAGGCCTACCGCTCGCCGGAGGAAATTCGGATGACCGGAGGGGCCTATGACCTTCGGCCCACCATCGTTTCGGTTCGGGTCAACCCCGATTCTCCGTACCGCGTGCAGCTTCACGAAGGCCGCCTTGCACTGCTGTGCGAAGGCACTCACCTTGCCGATCTGGAGTTCCCTCCAATCCCCGACTACTACGCCCACAGCCTGAGCAGCGGCAAAAAAATTTCCGAGATAGCCCCGGCAATCGAGTGGGGGTATTTGGTCTATCTCACCGTCTATCGCCTTTGCCAGTATTGGGGGAAAAGCGAGGAATGCCGGTTCTGCGACCTGAACGAAAACTACCGCCAGCAAAAAGCCCAGGGCCGCGAGTACACCGCCGTCAAAGCGATTGATGACATCGTGGAAGCAATGGGGCTGATTAACCAGCACGACACTGTCTCCAAAGCCTACACCGTCACCGGCGGAAGCATCACGTCGTCGTTGCAAGGGATGAAAGAAGGGGAGTGGTATGCCCGATATGCCGAGGCAATCGAGTCGCGCTTCCCCGGGCGTTGGATTCCGAAGGCCGTGGTCCAGGCACTGCCGAAGGATGAAGCCCAGATGCTGCGCGATGCTGGCTACCGGATCTATCACCCCAACTACGAGGTCTGGTCACCGGAGCTTTTCCCCTGGATTTGCCCGGGGAAGGAACGCTACGTTGGCCGCAGCGAGTGGATCAAACGGATTGTTGATGCCGCCGAAATTTTTGGCCCGGAACGGGTGATCCCGAACTTTGTGGGTGGGGTGGAAATGGCGCAGCCCCACGGCTTCACCGATATTGACCGCGCCGTTGCTTCCACCACCGAAGGGCTGGAATATTTTATGAGCCAGGGGATCATTCCGCGATTCACCACGTGGTGCCCCGAGCCGACATCGGACCTTGGCCGCCAGCAGGGACCGCCGTTGGAGTATTTCGTGAAGCTGCTGCTGGCATGGCGTGGAACCTTCGAACGCCACAATCTTCCCGCCCCCCCAGGCTACGGCCGCCCGGGCGTGGGGAATGCGGAGTTCTCCGTCAGTGCTTTCATGGATGTGATCCGCGTTGACCGCCTGCCAAAAGGCCGCGAGGTGGCGGAGGTGTAA
- a CDS encoding bifunctional shikimate kinase/3-dehydroquinate synthase gives MIIWLQGPSGGGKSTVGRFLAQLRGVPFLDLDKQIEAEAGKSILDIFWHDGETAFRRMEWNVLLRIMESDPGPTVIALGGGAVADPAIRSMIRESGIRIFLDVDAMTAIERLQGEEPRPLLFEEDPLLAWKRLYRQRLGWYQEAELTIQSDAPPEAIAERLNHQINQLMEPAWHIQTEPNGERCSITGYAALPPLVRRLRQLAAGRKVALVMDAAVAQLYHDHLGLDDGSEHLVLRIEATEESKSFKIVEEFARALVAGGFTRDSLVVGIGGGVATDVAGFLASIFMRGIGCAYVPTTLLGQVDAAIGGKTAINVGGIRNLVGTIRQPSEVLVCGAFLRSLPVRELRSGFVEALKMGIANSAELARAVALAAPAILQGQLPAILDEVIRQSIATKIDVVERDTFDASLRMSLNLGHTFGHALEGSAPGIYAHGEAVAFGLIAAAEMSHAVGSITSDRCDEIASAALPFTLRTAPIPPVERMIRAMRSDKKRAGSGIRFVLPTQQVGVRLFDTDEVAIIQHAVRRAAERMEAGG, from the coding sequence ATGATTATCTGGCTTCAGGGACCTTCGGGCGGGGGGAAAAGCACGGTGGGGCGATTTCTTGCGCAGCTGCGCGGCGTTCCGTTTCTGGACCTTGACAAGCAGATTGAGGCCGAGGCGGGGAAATCCATCCTCGATATTTTCTGGCACGACGGCGAGACCGCGTTCCGGCGGATGGAGTGGAACGTTCTGCTCCGAATCATGGAGTCCGACCCGGGGCCAACAGTGATTGCGTTGGGTGGCGGGGCCGTTGCGGATCCAGCCATCCGAAGCATGATCCGCGAGTCAGGCATTCGGATTTTTTTGGATGTGGACGCAATGACTGCAATCGAGCGGTTGCAAGGGGAGGAGCCGCGCCCGCTGCTGTTCGAGGAGGATCCGCTGCTTGCGTGGAAACGGCTTTACCGCCAGCGGCTTGGCTGGTATCAGGAAGCGGAGCTAACCATCCAGAGTGATGCCCCGCCGGAGGCGATTGCCGAACGGCTGAACCACCAGATTAACCAACTGATGGAGCCGGCGTGGCACATCCAAACGGAGCCAAATGGGGAGCGGTGCTCCATCACCGGTTACGCCGCGCTGCCGCCGCTGGTGCGCCGCTTGCGGCAGCTTGCGGCCGGGCGGAAGGTTGCGCTGGTGATGGATGCTGCCGTGGCGCAACTGTACCACGACCACCTGGGCTTGGACGACGGCAGCGAACACTTGGTGCTGCGGATTGAGGCGACCGAGGAGTCGAAGAGCTTCAAGATTGTTGAGGAGTTTGCGCGGGCGTTGGTTGCTGGCGGTTTCACGCGGGACTCGTTGGTGGTGGGGATTGGTGGCGGCGTTGCCACCGATGTTGCGGGGTTCCTTGCCTCCATTTTCATGCGTGGCATTGGCTGCGCCTACGTCCCCACCACGCTGCTTGGCCAGGTGGATGCTGCGATTGGCGGGAAGACGGCGATCAACGTTGGCGGCATTCGGAACCTTGTTGGGACCATCCGCCAGCCAAGCGAGGTGCTGGTTTGCGGCGCGTTTTTGCGGTCGCTTCCGGTGCGTGAGCTTCGGTCGGGATTTGTGGAGGCCCTAAAAATGGGGATTGCAAACTCTGCCGAGCTTGCCCGCGCCGTTGCCCTGGCCGCTCCGGCAATCTTGCAAGGCCAGCTTCCCGCAATTCTTGACGAGGTGATCCGCCAAAGCATCGCCACCAAAATTGATGTTGTGGAGCGCGACACGTTCGACGCTTCGTTGCGGATGTCGCTAAACTTGGGCCACACCTTTGGGCACGCGCTGGAGGGGAGCGCGCCAGGAATCTACGCCCACGGCGAGGCGGTTGCGTTTGGGTTGATTGCCGCTGCCGAGATGTCGCACGCGGTGGGTTCTATCACTAGCGACCGTTGTGATGAGATTGCTTCCGCCGCACTGCCGTTCACGCTTCGCACGGCCCCAATCCCACCGGTCGAGCGGATGATTCGGGCGATGCGTTCGGACAAAAAACGCGCCGGTTCCGGAATCCGGTTTGTGTTGCCCACCCAGCAGGTTGGCGTGCGGTTGTTCGACACCGATGAGGTGGCGATAATCCAACACGCCGTGCGCCGCGCAGCCGAACGGATGGAAGCCGGCGGATAG
- a CDS encoding T9SS type A sorting domain-containing protein, with product MHSPTSAKREAPWTAPEVAEVVVAPNPTNGKTIIRCTAVAVPEAVVDIVDLQGNIVATQRGVTTADKTLEVEFNASDVAAGTYHYRVSADRKQLATGSFTVIK from the coding sequence GTGCACTCGCCAACATCGGCCAAGCGTGAGGCTCCTTGGACCGCACCTGAGGTTGCCGAAGTTGTTGTTGCCCCCAATCCAACCAATGGAAAAACAATTATTCGCTGCACCGCTGTTGCCGTGCCGGAAGCAGTGGTTGATATTGTTGATCTTCAAGGAAACATTGTTGCCACCCAACGCGGCGTAACCACCGCTGATAAAACGTTGGAGGTGGAGTTCAATGCCTCCGATGTAGCCGCCGGAACCTACCACTACCGTGTTAGTGCCGACCGGAAGCAACTTGCCACCGGATCGTTCACCGTAATTAAATAA
- a CDS encoding SIS domain-containing protein, whose translation MRSRVAAFNAPSPDHQFPTPALAFNIQHFFEESFRESAEVKLKTIEACSGPILAAVEAMAATYRNGGKVLFCGNGGSAADSQHLATELMIRLNHDLQRPALAAISLCTDPSNLTAAGNDIGFQNVFARNVQGLGHAGDLLVAISTSGRSPNVVLAVQMARSLGMKSIGLLGGTGGTLKDLCDVSIIIPSNNTQRIQEGHITVGHVLCESVEQLLYGNHA comes from the coding sequence ATGCGTTCCCGCGTGGCCGCTTTCAATGCACCGTCTCCCGATCATCAATTCCCAACTCCCGCCTTGGCATTCAATATCCAACATTTTTTTGAAGAGTCATTCCGCGAAAGCGCAGAAGTGAAGCTGAAGACGATTGAGGCTTGCTCCGGGCCGATCCTTGCTGCCGTGGAGGCGATGGCGGCCACGTACCGCAACGGCGGGAAAGTGCTGTTCTGCGGCAACGGCGGAAGCGCGGCCGACAGCCAACACCTTGCCACCGAGCTGATGATCCGGCTGAACCACGATCTTCAACGCCCTGCGCTTGCGGCAATCAGCCTTTGCACGGATCCGTCAAACCTTACGGCTGCCGGGAACGACATTGGCTTCCAGAATGTTTTTGCACGCAACGTCCAGGGCTTGGGGCACGCTGGCGATCTTCTGGTGGCAATCAGCACAAGCGGGCGTTCGCCCAACGTGGTGCTGGCGGTCCAGATGGCGCGAAGCCTCGGGATGAAATCTATCGGGCTGCTTGGCGGAACCGGCGGAACCCTGAAGGACCTGTGCGACGTTTCTATCATTATCCCCTCCAACAACACTCAGCGGATTCAAGAAGGCCATATCACCGTGGGGCACGTCCTGTGCGAATCTGTTGAACAACTGCTGTACGGAAACCATGCGTAA
- a CDS encoding T9SS type A sorting domain-containing protein, producing the protein MTSEHIRSQILGAVLILLLLLPIGTLPAQQLGWEWLNPKPTGNSMYDVQMVTEQFGIAVGENGGMIATYDGGNTWEARSTGTIAGLHALHFRDSLHGVAGGVGLQILQTDDAAITWKVRNQGEANEGQIEAINMLTPMVGVAVGGGNTTCRIVRTVDGGATWNPVAPPTTNPMYAMHFINAEEGWAVGAWNTVIHTQDGGATWAVLRSEGSGSGGGRRAELQGVFFIDSLRGFMTGITGQFKEPGYLYSTTDGGYSWSGSSRNFGLRPGNILFTTPTTGYVMGSGIMYRTTTSGKEWSPLYENGLPQNGIAVNGSTMVAVGSPASIYSSNDTGVTWKICSSGSTATFSSASFSAQQQGVGVAVGRDSKASIDSQITIYTTNNGGATWKKRPYPGQQILSAVACADGLCVAVGDSGIILHSVDDGMTWRESLSGVKNYLNDVVVINRRNAVAVGRYATIVRTTDAGETWVSQQPQTASSLFGVSFADSLTGLAVGNPPKLLGTTDGGATWDSISTYFTSMIGVQMHDRQTATRRGVTEVARTTDGGKTWNPFPLPAGVTPFRMSFWNARYGVVAPETGGTIYYTSDSGQTWSAEESGLSLLSGVVFRVYSLCMIDSLRAIVVGPNGAILRFTKSERTSSVGIGDGDRNGDGWGNEGGLLLYPNPTSGRVWLRLPKDCEGDIELYNGLGQQVAVGTWTQSRTGNNEIVMELDGLPNGLYVVQMVGKGQRRSVPIVVAH; encoded by the coding sequence ATGACATCAGAACATATCCGCAGCCAAATTCTTGGTGCTGTCTTGATATTACTGCTGTTGCTGCCGATCGGCACACTCCCAGCCCAGCAGTTGGGCTGGGAGTGGCTGAACCCCAAGCCCACGGGGAACTCCATGTACGACGTGCAGATGGTTACGGAGCAATTTGGCATAGCCGTTGGCGAGAACGGCGGAATGATTGCAACCTATGATGGAGGGAACACATGGGAAGCCCGGTCAACAGGAACAATCGCGGGGCTGCACGCACTCCATTTCCGTGATTCCTTACATGGTGTGGCGGGCGGTGTGGGGCTGCAGATACTCCAAACCGATGATGCCGCCATCACGTGGAAGGTCCGCAACCAAGGCGAAGCAAACGAGGGACAGATTGAAGCGATCAACATGCTAACGCCGATGGTTGGCGTGGCAGTTGGTGGCGGCAATACCACCTGCCGGATTGTCCGGACGGTGGATGGTGGGGCAACATGGAACCCGGTTGCACCCCCAACAACGAACCCAATGTATGCCATGCACTTTATCAATGCCGAGGAGGGGTGGGCGGTGGGCGCGTGGAATACGGTGATCCACACCCAGGACGGTGGAGCAACTTGGGCAGTGCTCCGCTCCGAAGGAAGCGGTAGCGGCGGCGGAAGAAGAGCGGAGCTACAAGGAGTGTTTTTCATTGACTCGTTGCGTGGCTTTATGACCGGCATCACCGGTCAATTCAAGGAGCCTGGATATCTCTACTCCACAACCGATGGCGGTTACTCATGGAGCGGGTCGTCAAGAAATTTTGGACTGCGGCCCGGCAACATTCTCTTTACCACACCTACAACAGGGTATGTGATGGGCTCAGGCATCATGTACCGGACAACAACCAGTGGCAAAGAATGGTCCCCACTGTACGAAAATGGCCTTCCCCAAAATGGAATAGCAGTGAACGGCAGCACCATGGTTGCCGTCGGGTCGCCAGCAAGTATCTACAGTTCGAACGATACAGGGGTAACGTGGAAAATCTGTTCAAGCGGTTCAACCGCGACGTTTAGCAGTGCCTCTTTCTCGGCTCAGCAACAAGGCGTGGGCGTAGCAGTGGGGAGAGATTCTAAAGCAAGCATTGACAGCCAAATCACCATTTACACCACAAACAACGGTGGGGCAACGTGGAAGAAACGGCCCTACCCGGGGCAACAGATATTATCGGCGGTTGCCTGTGCCGATGGGTTGTGCGTTGCTGTGGGGGATTCCGGAATCATCCTCCATTCGGTAGATGATGGCATGACGTGGAGAGAGTCCCTTTCTGGCGTGAAGAATTATCTGAATGATGTTGTGGTGATCAATCGCCGCAATGCCGTGGCGGTTGGCCGCTACGCCACAATTGTGCGAACAACCGACGCAGGCGAAACTTGGGTATCGCAACAGCCCCAGACGGCCAGCAGCCTGTTTGGCGTTTCCTTTGCCGACTCCCTGACAGGGCTTGCGGTTGGAAACCCGCCAAAACTGTTGGGAACCACCGATGGCGGTGCAACGTGGGACTCGATCTCCACATATTTCACCAGTATGATAGGGGTGCAGATGCACGACCGCCAAACCGCAACCCGGCGTGGAGTCACCGAAGTTGCCCGGACAACCGATGGCGGAAAAACATGGAACCCATTCCCGCTTCCAGCTGGCGTGACCCCCTTTCGGATGAGCTTTTGGAATGCGCGGTATGGAGTGGTCGCGCCGGAAACAGGCGGAACGATCTACTACACCAGCGACAGCGGCCAAACATGGTCAGCGGAGGAGTCAGGGCTTAGCCTGCTTAGCGGAGTGGTGTTTCGTGTGTACAGCCTCTGCATGATAGATAGCCTGCGGGCAATAGTTGTTGGGCCAAACGGCGCAATACTCCGGTTTACCAAATCAGAGCGTACCTCATCGGTAGGGATTGGAGATGGAGATAGAAATGGAGATGGATGGGGGAACGAAGGCGGGTTGCTCCTCTACCCAAACCCCACAAGCGGAAGGGTGTGGCTCCGGCTGCCAAAAGATTGCGAAGGGGATATTGAGTTGTACAATGGACTAGGCCAGCAAGTAGCCGTGGGAACCTGGACCCAATCCCGAACCGGAAACAATGAAATAGTGATGGAGTTGGACGGATTGCCGAACGGGCTGTACGTGGTGCAAATGGTTGGCAAGGGGCAACGGCGTAGTGTGCCGATTGTTGTGGCGCACTGA